CGGGGACGACAAGATGAGCCGTCGGAGCGGATGTACTGCACGTAGGGATTGCCCTGGCCTTGGAAGCCGGGCGTCGCCGCAGTGATCGCCGCTGTGCTGAGCGTGGGATCGTGCGGCTGCATTCCGGAGGTGCCGGTGCTGCTGTTGATCGCGATCAACGTGCCGCTGGGATCGCGGTCGTAGGCGTTCATTCCGGTGAAGGCGGTGTCGCCGGGGGACCGCTTCGCCGTCGAGGCGAAGTTGAAGACCACCTTGCCCGAAGCGTCGGTGATGAACAGGACCATGTCGCCAGAGATGGCCCCGGTAACCGGGGCCATCTCTGCTCATGGTTCTGAAAATCTCAACACCAAATCCAGTCAGCCGAAAAGTGCACAGTTACGTCGACAGCCAATCAATTCCATCGCTCGCCAGCGGCTAGACGAAGCAGAACCTTCAGGAAGTACGTTGCAGATACTATTGCCGCAAGTGCCCATGGCCAGTACGTCCCACTGCCGGGCAGCCAGTCTTTGTATTCTGCAAAGGCTATTAGGGCGCACAAGACCCCAAGCAATGCCTGCGTAGAGAGCTTCCCTTCGCGTTTCATTCTATATTGAGATGTGCACGTTTAGCAAGACGCTTACTGATGTTCGTAGCTTCATGCGAAGCGCTTTTAGACTTAGTCCTTCCTTAGCATGCGATTCTCGCGAGCCTCGAGATATTTCTTCACTTCTTTTCTCACCTCGGAGCTATTGGAGGTCGCGTACCCCCGAACATCTTCCACCGCGCTCCAATTCCGCGCCAAGCGCAAGGCGCGGATAGCCGTCCATTGGCTCTCGCCGTCACGCAAGTATTCCGTAAGAGCTTGGTCGACGTCTTTGCCACCCCAGCGACCGGCTTTCAGCGCGAGTGGTTCACGTGCAAGGGAGTACGTTGGATTTCGTAGGATTTTAACAATAAGAGGAAGCTCTAATCTGGAGGCGTTCTCTGAAAGGGCGTTACCGACAGAGAAGAGTTGAACGCTGGACATCTCCTTGACGTGCCGTTCAAGAAAGGCGAAGAGCGCATCAAATGCGGCCCGACCGTAAGGCTTGGCCAACGCATGCACAATTGACATCGCAACATCGTTGGGTACAGCCTGCGCCAGGTACTTCACGAGAATCGGGACAGCTGCTGGATAGAGAAGCCGGACGTTCCCTAGTTCGCCGAGATCCCACAAGGGAATGCCGATGCTTTGTAAATCTCTAACGATAGGTTTCGCTTGGCGTTCGTTTTCGGCAACAGCGAACTTCTGGAGTCGCTCGGCCTCCGATGTAGGCTCTGCAGCAAGCCGATCTAGCGCTGATTTAGTCCAGGAGTGAACCCTTTCCCATTCCGTAGTTTCATCGTGTAGTTTCGTCGTACCGCCGCCGCGCATCACTTTGAGAAACTTACCATAAAAGTCCTAAGGCAGTCGGCCTCGATTGGGCGGTTTTTTTGATTTTCCGGAATAGTAATCCGTGAGTCGCTCCCGATAAGCTTGAAGTTCGGCGGTTGGCAGCTTTCCCCGAAGGACTTCCGGAAACGATTGTACGAGAGAAGCCAGTTGATTAACGGATGCAACAACAGACTCCTTAGATGAGCCGCCCAACTCACGGTATGCCCCATATCCGGACAAAGAGTTCACAATCTCGCTGAGCGTCACGACCTCATCGGCGTTCCCCACTTCACCGAACTCCGCCCCTATAGCGTAGGAGCGACGACCGTGGAACACATTCATGTACCGATTGCCGGCTCGGTATGTGACGAGAGTCGGGGTACTACAAACAATGTGATAATTAAGCTTCGCTGCGAATGCGAACGCCTTTTTTACCGCTGCTTCAAACCCGAGTTGAATGCGCTCTTTGTCACGCATCGGTATTTCCTGACTCACCAGTTCACATACGTGGTTCACGCTTAGCGTCGCACTTCAGGACCGGGTCCTGGGGCTGGAGCCGGTACGGGATCAGGAGCAAGCCAGTGCTGGGTCGCTTGATCGTAATGCCAACCAGCATTTTGCAATGCGTTCCGCTCCATTCTTGTAAATCCTGTATTGTCCCTCAGAGATCCGTCGGCGTTCACACTCGCGTCTCGAATCGGACGACCGCTCCGCATTGCGGAGCGTAGTAGGGAAAAATTCTGCTTCCAGTTTAATTTTGGCGTACCGCGATCGGCCATCCCGAGTAATGTACGCTCACCAGCTCCGATTGCGCCTGGTGCTTCGAGGTCTGCCAACTTACCGATAACAAGTGTACGGCTTGCCAAGCCAACCGGCCCTACGGCTCCTCCCAATCCAGGAGCGGATGCTTCCGCGGTCACTACAGCGCCGCCCATTAACATTTCGTAGCAGAACACAATCAGGGGTCCCCAACAATATCCGCTGGGATCGCTGTAGACGTACGGATTGTTCCGGTTCCACATGTATGGCTTCTGCGTCATCGGGTCGTGCACGTCGCCGTGGTAGGCGTCAGGCGTGTTCCAGACCCCGGCCTGCGGATCGAAGGTACGGACGCCCTGGACGGTGTTGTAACCGTCGCCGATTCCGTCGCCTTTTGCAATGGTGAGGAGTGCTCCGCGACCTACGGTCGCTACCGGCGAAGCGTAGTGCGGGCTGGTGAAGCTCTTGGTCGCTAGGCGGCAGTCCAAGATCACGCGGTTGAACGTGTTCGTAAGGGCGGCCGCGGAGCCAGTGGCGTTGTGACAGCCTATGACCTCATCGTCGTGCGTGCGGTCCCAGACGGTTAGTGGGTTCGACGCGCCGGGAACGTAGTCGGCGAGATCACCGATCTTGATGTCGTCGATTGCGCCGGACGGGTTGACCGTAAACAAAAGAGTATCGTCGTCCCAATAGAGCGCGTCGTACTGAAAGTCCGTCGGTGTGGTAATGCCGTTGCCAATACTCGTCGATCCGATCTGGAACGGGTGATTCGTCGGACCCCAAACGTAGCCTAGAGAGAACTCAACCGGCGAATTCGCTTTGCCACCGGTATACAACGTCTCGTTTGGGCGATTGTCGACCAGAAGGTGATCTTCCGCATCGTACACTTTTGTCGACTCTTGCCATTGAAGCTGCGCGTCTTCGCTGTAGTCGAGCTGCCCAACCTGACGTCCGACGGTGTCGTACTGAAACTGCGTCGTCGTATTGTTTTGGAGCGTTCCCGTGCCATTATCGGTGCAGTGCACGGTTGCCTCACCGCAGGTGTTCGCGGTCGAGTTCCCGACCGGGAACGACTGCTTGGCATCGAATTGATACGACCCAGTCGCCGGGAAACGCGGCGGTGAAACGCCGATCGATCGCACTTGTATGATTCGAACGCCGTTTGCCATCTTCGCCGGCACGGCAGACTTGTCGTCACTGGGGTATAGCTCCGTAACGATCTCGCCACGCGTCGAATACGTCGCGGCAAGCGTCGATCCCGCAATCCACGCACCGTTGTTGAACACCTGCGTGGAGCCGCCCAGCTGCTCGCCTTCCGCGTTGTACGTCATCCCGCTTTCCTGCCAGGCGGGCATCGATTCGGAAAGCGGCAACCCGGAAGGCCCATAGGAGATCGTGTCCGGCGCTTGACCGGTGCTGTCGCCACGGCTGGTCGGGCGCCGCCCGCCGGTGTATGCGAAGCTCAAGAACGCATTCCCGGGAAGGGTTACTTTTCGCACCAGATTGTCGGCGCGGTAGCTGTAACCCAGGACATTGGGCATGTTCGCCAGACCACTGATCGAAATTGCGGACCGCAACCCGTCGGCATAGTATCCGTAGGTCAGCGTCGCCGGCGTGTTGGAGCCCACGGCCTCCATGCGGGTGCTCTTGCGGCCGTCAGCGTCGTACGCATCGGCGATCGAGCCGACACCGTTCTGCGCGCTCGCCAGCCGACCGTCGTCGTCGTACATGAACGTCTGCGCCGTGGTGGAAGTCGGGTTGAACGTAGCCTGGTACTTCAGCCCGCGCTCGTTGTACGAGAAGTTGCGGCATTCGGGCTTCGCATTGCAGGTTTGCGAGAGGAGACCGGCGCTGCCGGCTCCGTCGTAGGTGTTCGTGACCGGCATCATGCCGATCGAGGAGTCCCGGTACTGGACAGTGGCCCGGTCCAGCGCGTCGAAGGTCGTGCCGGCCGTATCTTGCCATGAGAAGTTGGTGTTGCCCGTGGAGCCCGTCTCCGCCCAGGTGGGCGTCCCGCTGGCGGGCAGATATTCTTGCGTCTCGAAAAGATTGCCGTACGCCTGATACGAGGGGCTCGTGCCGACGTGGACGTTGCCGCCCGCGGTCAGGTCGTAGAGATAGCGCGTGCTCCAAGGGACGGGATAGTAAAAATCGCTGTTGGGATCGGGCGGCTGCTGCACCTCGATCAGACGATCCGCGCCATCGTACCATTTGTGGGTGGTCGCCGGAGTGCTGGTGTGATTGGTGATCTCAACGGTCTCGTTGCCGTCGAGATCGTACTGGAACTGCGTTGAGACGCCGGCCGCGAATTCGGAGGGGTTCTGCGTCGTCGCAAGCGTTCCATCGGGGAAGTAGGTCTTACGAGTGACGATCGTTGACAACGGAATTCCCGGTGTCTTCGCACAAGAACCATAGGGCAATGAAGTATCGTCCGGGTCGCCGATGGCGACGACGCGGTTCAACGCGTCGTACGAAAGAACCGTCGTCGTCGTTGGGTCGTTTCCGTCGCCCATCGAGCAGATGAGGTTGCCTGACGTATCGTAGGTCAGGGATTCCAGCGGTGTGCGCATGCCGTCCGGCTGGCTGATCGGATCGCCGGCGACGGACGTCGGCAGACCGTAATCTACGCCGCCTTGCCGAGCCGGGTCGTATCCGATCGCGCGGTTGTAGCCCATCGGTGTTCGAATATTCGTCAGCTCGCCGTACGGCTCGTACGACGGCGCTGGATTGACGGGGTACGTGAAGACGGCGTGCGCCGAGGAGCCGTTGTTCGCGCATAGCGCGTCGGGCCCGCCAGCCGTGGGCGGCCCAGCGGCCGTCCAGTCCCCGCTCGGATGGCTCGCGCGCTGATCGCAGTACGCGATTACATTGTTGAATTGGTCGTAGTCGTAAAGCTGCGTCGGCCGGAACGTCGCCGTTCCGGTCGGCGTAATCACCGTCGTAGACGGTTCCGCTACCGCGACGGTGTTGCCGTTGGTATCGTACGCGTAGTCGGTCTGATACCCACGAGGATTCATTTCCGAAGTGAGATTGTTGTTCGCGTCCCACGTTTCGTTCGTGACGAGAGCGCGCGACCAGTCACTACACTGCTGTCCCTGGCTCGTGCTCGCCGTGCACTCTTGCGTCTGCGTCGGACGGCCCAGCCCGTCGACCACCCAGTTCGTCATGTGGCCGTCGGTGTCGCGATAGGTCGGCGTCGGGACGCCGGTCGTGTAGAATTCAGTGAGGTATCCATATGCAGTAGCGGGGAAACCCGACTGCAAAGGGCCAGAGGTGACGGCGTCCGAAATTGTCGGATTCACCACACCCACGTGCTCGATGGAGCTCACCGTCGAAGAGACGGCGCTGGTTCCGGTGTATCCCAGCAACAATCCCTCACCATCGCTGCCGCAGCTGCCCGCGGTGCAACCGGCGTTGTACCGGGGACTCGAAAGATCTGCCAACACCCAGTCGCTCCCAAGGGGCTGGTAGCTGAATGTCTGCAGGGGGCGCGTTCCGGCACTGTTGTTCGGCGGCCGCTCCACGGACGCAAGGTTCCCGTTCGCGTCGTAGCCGTAGATGACGCTGGTTCCGCCGTCCGGAAAGGTCAGCTGCTGCAAGAGCCGATGGCCGTTGAAGTCGGCGAACGCCAGCGTCGCGCTCATGCCGGACTCGGTCGTCGCCGTGATCCCGCTGATCTTGCCGGTGACCGAGGCGTCGCCGGTGTCCCAGGAATAGTTGAAGGTGATCGAGGTGTTGCGGTTGCGCCCGATGATCTGGTGGATGCGGCCGGCATAGCCGCCTACGGTGCCGGACGTGGTGGAGCACGACTGGCTCGGGTCGACGTTGTAAAAGTAGTACAGTGTCCCGGACTTCTTCTGCCACAGCAGCCCGCATGCGCCGTCCCAGGTCAGCGTCGAGTGATCGCCGGGCGGCGCGCTCACGGTGTAGCCGCCGTACGTGATGTAGTCGTACCGGGCGCCGTCGATGTCGTAGACGCTGAAATGGCCGGGCGACGTGCGGATCACGTGCGCGTCGAATGTGTTCGTCCAGCCGTTGCCGTACAGGCCGGTCCAGGTCTGCAGATCGCCGCTCACCGTCGTCGGGCTCTGCGAGTTGTACGTCCGGCGAAAGGCCATCGCGATGCCCTTGTGCGGGACCGCCATGTCGTCGTCTTGAAGCAGCAGATTGCCGGTGCCGACGTTCACCATGAGGTGACCCCCGCCCGGCACGTTCTCTTCTTGATACCGCCACCAGTGATTGATGCCGGTGCCGGAGGCGGTCGGGTCCGAGGGAAGCGACATCGCGCGCCGTGTCCCGGGGCGCGTTCTGGGCGGCGCCGGGAGCGGCAGCGCGCGGGGTGGTGACGCTCGTGTGTTCAGCTGAAGCGAGCGCTGCTGCATCGCGCGCCGGCGGATGGCCGTCATGGCGTGATCGACCTCGAACGGTCGGAGCATCGGCGGGCCGTTGACCGGAATGCCGTGAGCGCGTACGCCGTGCACCGTCTTCGGGCGCAGGGCGCTCAGCGAGAACGGCGAGGGCTTCACGCGCGCCGGCTCCTTCACCGGAATGCGCCGCGGCGGCGTCGCGGGCGCGACCGGCACACGCTGCGGCCAAAGCGTGGCCGCTGCGGCGAGCGGGATACCGCCGAACAGCGGGCGCGCCGTGATCGCGTCGATGATGAGCGACACTGGCGAAACTTGGCTCAAGAGCGCAAAGGAAAGCAGCGCCGCCAGTGCGGCACGAACGCGGAAGCGCACGACAAATCTCCCAACAGCAAAACAGCTGTGGACCAGAATACTGCGGCAGCGCGCATGACTCAGCGCCGGCAAATAAAACCGGCGTGACATCCGTACGAACAACCCTGGCCGGTACGCTACACCCAATGTTTGCGCCGCGTCAAGTGGGTGTTATGAACCGTTGCGCGCAAACGGAGCTGCACTGTCCCTAGAGACGTTGTTGCGCTTGACGACTCATTCGCCATCACGATTGCGCGCACGCCAGCTTGAATGAACCATTTCGGAAGATCGCACGACAAAAGTCGCGGTCACGTACTGCGGTCGACGTGAAGGACAACCCGGACTGCGACCCGTACGAACGGAGCCCGCGTCGTAGCGAACGGCGCTTGCCCTCCGGTTGGTGGTGTTCTTAGTGAATTCGATTGTTATGCGTGAGCGCGCGGTATGTGCGATCATGGCGGCTCTGTTCGTGTCGTCGCCGTTCGCGATCGCGACGGCCGCGCAGCCGCCCGCGCACGATGCGCGAAAGGTCACCCTGCACGCGCAGAACGAGCCGGTCCGGAGCGTTCTCGTGCGCATTGCCCGAGATACCGGCACGAACATCGCGATCGGGGACGGCGTTTCGGGATACGTAACGGTGGAGCTGCACGGGGTCGCCCTGACGAAGGCATTGCACGCGGTACTCGATCCACTCGGCGCGACGTTTCAAGTCCACGGCGGCGTCTACGACGTCGAGCGCCCGCCGAGTGCCGTGGCGGGCAGTGCGGCGACTCCCGTCGTGCTGCCGTTGGCGGTCGTGAGCGCGAAGCGCGCCGCGGCGATGGTACGGCCGCTCTTTCCCGGTGTGTCCATCAGCGAGGACGTCTCGGCGAACGCCTTGGTCGCGATCGGCTCGGCAGCCGACGTGCAA
The window above is part of the Candidatus Eremiobacterota bacterium genome. Proteins encoded here:
- a CDS encoding RHS repeat protein, which gives rise to MRFRVRAALAALLSFALLSQVSPVSLIIDAITARPLFGGIPLAAAATLWPQRVPVAPATPPRRIPVKEPARVKPSPFSLSALRPKTVHGVRAHGIPVNGPPMLRPFEVDHAMTAIRRRAMQQRSLQLNTRASPPRALPLPAPPRTRPGTRRAMSLPSDPTASGTGINHWWRYQEENVPGGGHLMVNVGTGNLLLQDDDMAVPHKGIAMAFRRTYNSQSPTTVSGDLQTWTGLYGNGWTNTFDAHVIRTSPGHFSVYDIDGARYDYITYGGYTVSAPPGDHSTLTWDGACGLLWQKKSGTLYYFYNVDPSQSCSTTSGTVGGYAGRIHQIIGRNRNTSITFNYSWDTGDASVTGKISGITATTESGMSATLAFADFNGHRLLQQLTFPDGGTSVIYGYDANGNLASVERPPNNSAGTRPLQTFSYQPLGSDWVLADLSSPRYNAGCTAGSCGSDGEGLLLGYTGTSAVSSTVSSIEHVGVVNPTISDAVTSGPLQSGFPATAYGYLTEFYTTGVPTPTYRDTDGHMTNWVVDGLGRPTQTQECTASTSQGQQCSDWSRALVTNETWDANNNLTSEMNPRGYQTDYAYDTNGNTVAVAEPSTTVITPTGTATFRPTQLYDYDQFNNVIAYCDQRASHPSGDWTAAGPPTAGGPDALCANNGSSAHAVFTYPVNPAPSYEPYGELTNIRTPMGYNRAIGYDPARQGGVDYGLPTSVAGDPISQPDGMRTPLESLTYDTSGNLICSMGDGNDPTTTTVLSYDALNRVVAIGDPDDTSLPYGSCAKTPGIPLSTIVTRKTYFPDGTLATTQNPSEFAAGVSTQFQYDLDGNETVEITNHTSTPATTHKWYDGADRLIEVQQPPDPNSDFYYPVPWSTRYLYDLTAGGNVHVGTSPSYQAYGNLFETQEYLPASGTPTWAETGSTGNTNFSWQDTAGTTFDALDRATVQYRDSSIGMMPVTNTYDGAGSAGLLSQTCNAKPECRNFSYNERGLKYQATFNPTSTTAQTFMYDDDGRLASAQNGVGSIADAYDADGRKSTRMEAVGSNTPATLTYGYYADGLRSAISISGLANMPNVLGYSYRADNLVRKVTLPGNAFLSFAYTGGRRPTSRGDSTGQAPDTISYGPSGLPLSESMPAWQESGMTYNAEGEQLGGSTQVFNNGAWIAGSTLAATYSTRGEIVTELYPSDDKSAVPAKMANGVRIIQVRSIGVSPPRFPATGSYQFDAKQSFPVGNSTANTCGEATVHCTDNGTGTLQNNTTTQFQYDTVGRQVGQLDYSEDAQLQWQESTKVYDAEDHLLVDNRPNETLYTGGKANSPVEFSLGYVWGPTNHPFQIGSTSIGNGITTPTDFQYDALYWDDDTLLFTVNPSGAIDDIKIGDLADYVPGASNPLTVWDRTHDDEVIGCHNATGSAAALTNTFNRVILDCRLATKSFTSPHYASPVATVGRGALLTIAKGDGIGDGYNTVQGVRTFDPQAGVWNTPDAYHGDVHDPMTQKPYMWNRNNPYVYSDPSGYCWGPLIVFCYEMLMGGAVVTAEASAPGLGGAVGPVGLASRTLVIGKLADLEAPGAIGAGERTLLGMADRGTPKLNWKQNFSLLRSAMRSGRPIRDASVNADGSLRDNTGFTRMERNALQNAGWHYDQATQHWLAPDPVPAPAPGPGPEVRR